In Carya illinoinensis cultivar Pawnee chromosome 9, C.illinoinensisPawnee_v1, whole genome shotgun sequence, the following are encoded in one genomic region:
- the LOC122277513 gene encoding E3 ubiquitin-protein ligase At4g11680-like, whose amino-acid sequence MEEEQQALRVENDGRSYLELRQPITFTFPFTRYATRLIATDHHRSILLGDYSEPRSDGLQGEDDQNLGGYYYYYYSKPILVLDLVWNLAFLVVAVVVLLSTFKERPSTPLRVWLCGYSLQCVLHVTFVYLEYLKRISSLNGRVGAAAHLPLSSSLTYGSILKRVESINTMISSIWWVFGFYWIVMGGQVLLQDSPRLYWLTVVFLAFDVFFIIFCIGMAFVIFFALCCCIPIVAFAYAMTIREGASEDDIRSLPKYRFRQANPLGFDKEKMKVARARVQSASSNHVNELCLHPEDSECCICLSRYVDGVELYTLPCNHQFHCGCISRWLRINATCPLCKFNILRGDTLV is encoded by the exons ATGGAGGAAGAGCAGCAGGCTCTACGAGTTGAAAATGACGGGAGAAGCTATTTGGAGCTCCGGCAGCCCATTACCTTCACCTTCCCTTTCACTCGCTACGCCACCCGCCTGATCGCGACCGACCACCATCGTTCGATCCTCCTTGGGGACTATTCGGAGCCCCGATCGGACGGCCTCCAAGGTGAAGATGACCAAAACCTCGGTGGATACTACTATTACTACTACTCGAAGCCCATTCTGGTGCTGGACCTGGTGTGGAACCTGGCCTTCCTGGTGGTCGCCGTTGTGGTGCTCTTGTCCACCTTCAAGGAGAGGCCGTCCACGCCTCTCAGGGTTTGGCTCTGTGGCTACTCTCTTCAGTGCGTCTTACATGTCACCTTTGTCTACCTCGAGTATCTCAAGCGGATTTCTTCTCTAAATGGTCGTGTTGGTGCCGCCGCCCATCTTCCGCTTTCGTCCTCTCTCACTTATGGCAG caTTTTAAAAAGGGTGGAATCAATAAATACAATGATATCATCCATCTGGTGGGTGTTTGGATTCTATTGGATTGTTATGGGCGGCCAAGTTCTTCTGCAAGATTCTCCGCGCCTTTACTG GTTAACAGTAGTTTTTCTAGCCTTTGACGTGTTCTTTATCATCTTTTGCATCGGAATGGCTTTTGTCATTTTCTTTGCTCTCTGCTGCTGTATTCCAATTGTAGCATTTGCCTATGCTATGACAATAAGAGAAGGCGCATCTGAAGATGATATAAGGTCTCTTCCCAAGTATAGATTTCGCCAGGCCAATCCACTGGGTTTTGACAAGGAGAAAATGAAAGTTGCTCGGGCAAGGGTGCAGTCAGCAAGCAGTAACCATGTCAATGAACTTTGTCTTCATCCGGAGGATTCT GAGTGCTGCATTTGCCTTTCACGATATGTAGATGGAGTGGAGCTCTATACCCTTCCCTGCAACCACCAGTTCCATTGTGGATGCATCAGCAGATGGCTCCGAATAAATGCTACTTGTCCTCTCTGCAAATTTAATATTCTCAGGGGTGATACTTTGGTCTGA